A single genomic interval of Cucumis sativus cultivar 9930 chromosome 7, Cucumber_9930_V3, whole genome shotgun sequence harbors:
- the LOC116405160 gene encoding uncharacterized protein LOC116405160, whose protein sequence is MVDATTGHEALSFMDGSSGYNQIRMALSDEEMTAFRTPKGIYCYKVMPFGLKNAGATYQRAMQKVFDDMLHRYVECYVDDLVVKTKRRQDHLKDLKVVFDRLRKYQLRMNPLKCAFGVTSGKFLGFIVRHRGIEIDQSKIDAIQKMSRPKSLHDLRSLQGRLAYIRRFISNLAGRCQPFQKLMRKGENFVWDEACQNAFDSIKKYLLTPPVLGAPVPDKPLILYIAAQERSLGALLAQEEVKGKERSLYYLSRTLIGAEVNYSPIEKMCLALFFAIDKLRHYMQAFTVHLVAKADPIKYVLSRPIIAGRLAKWAVLLQQYDIVYIPQKAIKGQALADFLADHPIPSDWKLCDDLPDDEVFFTEVMEPWTMYFDGAARRSGAGAGIVLISPEKHMLPYSFALSELCSNNVAEYQALIIGLQIALEIGVSFIEVYGDSKLIINQLSLQYDVKHEDLKPYFAYARQLMEKFDNVMLEHVPRVENKRADALANLATALTMPDDVTLNIPLCQRWIIPPVRPECQEVNMATSYLIDEEDWRQPIIEYLEHGKLPKDSRHKIEIRRRAAHFIYYKGTLYRRSLEGLFLRCLGKEDSVKALKEVHAGVCGAHQSGPKLQFQLRRMGYYWPKMIQDSIDYVKKCEPCQYHANFIHQPPEPLHPTVASWPFEAWGLDLVGPITPKSSAGHSYILAATDYFSRWAEAISLREAKKENVADFIRTHIIYRYGIPHRIVTDNGKQFSNSMMDKLCEKFKFKQYKSSMYNAAANGLAEAFNKTLCNLLKKIVSKSKRDWQEKIGEALWAYRTTHRTPTGVTPYSLVYGVEAVLPLEREIPSLRMAVQEGLTTEDNVKLRLQELEALDEKRLEAQQALECYQARMSKAFDKHVKPRSFQVGDLVLAVRRPIITTRHTGNKFTPKWDGPYIVKEVYTNGAYKIVDQDGLRIGPINGKFLKKFYA, encoded by the coding sequence ATGGTTGATGCAACTACTGGACACGAGGCGTTGTCGTTTATGGATGGGTCGTCtggatataatcaaatacgGATGGCCCTCTcagatgaagaaatgacagCTTTCAGAACTCCAAAGGGAATATACTGTTACAAGGTGATGccctttggattgaaaaatgccGGCGCTACTTATCAACGTGCCATGCAGaaagtgtttgatgatatgttgcacaggtatgttgaatgttatgttgATGATCTTGTAGTCAAAACAAAGAGACGACAAGACCATTTGAAGGATCTAAAAGTCGTGTTTGATCGCTTGCGAAAATATCAGCTAAGGATGAACCCTCTCAAGTGTGCGTTTGGTGTAACTTCAGGAAAATTTCTTGGCTTCATTGTAAGGCATCGAGGGATCGAAATAGACCAGTCCAAGATTGATGCCATTCAGAAGATgtcaagacctaaaagtttgcATGACCTAAGAAGTCTCCAAGGACGACTGGCTTACATCCGAAGGTTCATCTCTAACTTGGCCGGTCGGtgtcaaccttttcaaaagttgatgagaaaaggagaaaattttgtgtgggATGAAGCTTGTCAGAACGCTTTTGAtagcataaagaaatacttgcTTACTCCCCCAGTGCTGGGAGCTCCAGTACCTGACAAACCACTAATATTGTACATTGCTGCACAAGAAAGGTCCTTAGGAGCATTACTGGCACAAGAAGAGGTAAAGGGAAAGGAGCGTTCTCTCTACTATCTAAGCAGAACATTAATTGGGGCTGAAGTTAACTATTCTCCTATCGAAAAGATGTGTCTTGCACTTTTCTTTGCCATTGATAAGTTGAGGCATTATATGCAGGCCTTCACGGTTCATCTAGTGGCAAAAGCAGACCCTATAAAGTATGTTCTATCCAGGCCAATCATCGCTGGACGCTTAGCCAAATGGGCGGTTCTACTCCAACAATATGACATTGTCTATATTCCCCAAAAGGCGATAAAAGGACAAGCGCTAGCAGACTTTTTAGCAGACCACCCAATTCCTTCGGATTGGAAGTTATGTGATGACCTACCAGACGATGAGGTTTTCTTCACAGAAGTTATGGAACCTTGGACTATGTACTTCGATGGTGCAGCTCGAAGAAGTGGTGCGGGGGCAGGCATTGTCCTCATTTCTCCTGAGAAGCATATGTTGCCTTATAGCTTTGCACTTTCCGAATTGTGTTCAAACAATGTGGCTGAATATCAGGCTTTGATAATTGGCCTTCaaatagcattagaaatcGGAGTGTCATTCATAGAGGTCTATggtgattcaaaattgataatcaatcaACTCTCGCTTCAATATGACGTGAAACATGAAGACTTGAAGCCATATTTTGCTTATGCTCGACAATTGatggaaaagtttgataatgtgatgttagaacatgtccctagagtagaaaataagagagcgGATGCATTGGCAAATTTAGCCACGGCCTTGACCATGCCAGATGATGTAACTCTGAACATACCACTTTGTCAACGATGGATTATACCCCCAGTTAGGCCTGAATGTCAGGAAGTGAACATGGCAACAtcctatttgattgatgaagaagattggcgTCAACCCATCATAGAGTATCTTGAACATGGAAAGCTTCCAAAGGATTCTcgtcataaaattgagatacgaAGAAGGGCAGCacacttcatttattacaagGGAACTTTATATCGCCGTTCTCTTGAAGGGCTCTTCCTTCGATGTCTCGGAAAGGAAGATTCGGTAAAAGCTCTAAAGGAAGTACATGCAGGTGTTTGTGGAGCACATCAATCGGGACCAAAGCTTCAATTCCAGCTAAGAAGAATGGGCTACTACTGGCCTAAGATGATCCAAGATTCAATAGACTATGTGAAGAAGTGTGAGCCTTGTCAATACCATGCAAACTTCATACACCAACCTCCAGAACCTCTTCATCCAACTGTGGCTTCTTGGCCTTTTGAGGCTTGGGGACTCGATCTGGTTGGCCCCATTACACCAAAATCATCAGCAGGACATTCTTATATCCTAGCAGCAACAGACTATTTTTCAAGGTGGGCTGAGGCCATTTCATTGAGAGAAGCCAAGAAGGAGAACGTGGCAGACTTTATTCGAACACACATCATCTATCGATACGGTATTCCACATCGAATCGTGACGGATAATGGAAAGCAATTCTCCAATAGTATGATGGACaagttatgtgaaaaattcaaattcaagcaatATAAGTCATCCATGTACAACGCAGCTGCGAATGGACTAGCAGaagcattcaacaaaacattgtgtaatcttttaaagaaaattgtctccAAGTCAAAGAGGGATTGGCAAGAAAAGATCGGCGAGGCATTATGGGCTTATCGGACGACTCATCGCACCCCTACAGGGGTTACACCATATTCGCTTGTTTACGGTGTGGAGGCTGTCCTTCCTCTCGAAAGGGAAATTCCGTCACTAAGAATGGCAGTACAAGAGGGATTGACTACCGAAGATAATGTGAAGTTACGTCTTCAAGAATTAGAAGCACTTGACGAAAAGCGATTAGAGGCTCAGCAAGCATTGGAATGTTATCAAGCGAGAATGTCCAAAGCTTTTGATAAACACGTTAAACCTCGCTCCTTTCAAGTCGGTGATCTAGTACTTGCCGTAAGGAGACCGATCATCACAACAAGGCATACAGGAAATAAGTTCACACCTAAATGGGATGGACCTTACAttgttaaagaagtttatacaaatggCGCATACAAGATCGTTGATCAAGACGGACTACGAATTGGCCCAATCAatggtaaatttcttaaaaaattttatgcttaa
- the LOC101212499 gene encoding fasciclin-like arabinogalactan protein 1 — MLQQLCRGTAAGTLVLAVLFLVIATATAHNITKLLEKHPEFSTFNHYLTTTHLAPEINRRTTITVCVVDNSAMSDLLAKQLSIYSIKNTLSLHVLLDYFGAKKLHQITNGTALAATMFQATGSAPGSSGFVNITDLKGGKVGFGLQDSDDIDAMYVKSVEEVPYNISIIQISKILPSQVAEAPTPSPSEMNLTGIMSAHGCKVFAETLQASDAVKTFQENAIGGLTVFCPLDDVFKAFLPKYKNLTAAGKISLLEYHGLPVYNSMSMLKSNNGITNTLATDGANKYDFVIQNDGEVVTLQTKVVTAKITGTLLDEQPVAIYTIDKVLKPRELFKKEIPAPAPAPAPETEKPADAPKAHSHKHKKGAATPAADSPADSPSDEDPADQTTDGNGAVRLNGWRFVLAGISGLAALLLL, encoded by the coding sequence ATGCTGCAGCAACTCTGCCGCGGCACCGCCGCTGGGACTTTAGTCCTCGCTGTCCTATTCCTCGTCATCGCCACCGCTACGGCTCACAACATCACTAAGCTTCTAGAGAAGCACCCGGAATTCTCCACTTTCAACCACTACTTGACCACCACTCACCTTGCGCCTGAGATTAACCGGAGAACCACCATTACTGTCTGCGTCGTCGACAACTCCGCCATGTCTGATCTCTTGGCCAAACAACTCTCCATTTACTCTATCAAGAacactctctctctccatGTCCTCCTCGACTACTTCGGAGCCAAGAAGCTTCACCAGATCACTAATGGAACTGCTCTCGCTGCCACTATGTTTCAAGCTACTGGCTCTGCTCCTGGTTCTTCCGGTTTCGTCAATATTACTGACCTCAAGGGCGGGAAGGTAGGGTTTGGCCTTCAGGATAGCGACGACATTGATGCGATGTATGTGAAATCTGTGGAGGAGGTTCCGTATAATATCTCTATCATTCAGATCAGTAAGATCTTGCCGTCTCAAGTGGCAGAAGCTCCAACTCCGTCTCCTAGTGAGATGAATTTGACCGGGATAATGTCTGCTCACGGCTGCAAGGTTTTTGCCGAAACTCTTCAGGCCTCTGACGCTGTGAAGACGTTTCAGGAAAATGCAATCGGTGGATTGACGGTTTTCTGTCCTCTAGATGATGTTTTCAAGGCATTTTTGCCGAAATACAAGAACTTGACTGCAGCTGGAAAGATCTCCTTGCTGGAATACCACGGTTTGCCTGTGTACAATTCTATGTCCATGCTTAAGTCCAACAATGGCATCACGAACACCTTGGCCACTGACGGTGCTAACAAGTACGATTTCGTTATACAAAACGATGGCGAAGTGGTCACTCTCCAGACGAAAGTGGTAACCGCCAAAATCACCGGCACGCTTCTCGACGAGCAACCAGTGGCGATCTACACAATCGACAAAGTTCTGAAGCCAAGAGAACTGTTCAAGAAGGAAATTCCGGCTCCGGCACCGGCACCAGCGCCTGAGACAGAAAAACCTGCCGACGCTCCAAAGGCTCATTCTCATAAGCACAAGAAGGGCGCCGCGACTCCAGCAGCAGACTCACCGGCAGATTCTCCGTCCGACGAAGATCCAGCAGATCAGACGACGGACGGCAATGGTGCAGTGAGACTCAACGGATGGAGATTTGTTTTGGCCGGAATTTCAGGTTTGGCAGCGCTTCTTCTACTGTAA